From the genome of Magnolia sinica isolate HGM2019 chromosome 12, MsV1, whole genome shotgun sequence:
TAGTAAAAGAGCACACCGCAAAAGCAGGTGTAATTCATGCAGCACAGGTGGAAAACAAATGGCGGAGGAGAGTGAACAGGttgggagtggattagctgttacACAGGGTATTACCGtaacagtgtggggcccaccttgatgtatttgttatatatccatgcgTCCATCTCAGTTTAGGACCCAAtaccaaaccttaagaagatacaaatctcaggtggaccacacaactagaactagtgatgaatgaccattaaaaactttgtgggccacaaaagttttggatcaagctgatcttcgtattttccattcatccatgtcttcttgacattatcaacaggttggatggaaaataaacattatgaaaacctcacaatggccctttggaattttttatggtgaggcactcaatcaccactgtttcctgtggtgtggtcctcctgagatttggatctgctcaaATTTTGGGACgatgtcctaaaatgggctcgagaaatggatggacggcgtggatatacaacacatcatcaaggtgggccccgtggTAAGTGTAACACCCGCTaaggtgttacccgagtaacacctaatccgctcccgaacAGGTTGGCATGATTGTCAGCTTTTAAAAACTCAAGCAACCCACTAAGCTCACCAAGTCAAGTAGACTCAGCCATGGGTCGAATGAGTCTGGTTTCTGTAAGAcccataaagaaaaagaaaaaaggctcACCAAGTCGAGTAGACTCTGCCATGGGTTGAATGATTCTAGTTTTTGTAAGACccaaaaagagagggaaaaaggaGAGGATAGACCAACAATCTTTAACAGAAGAACAGCCGGACACGATATCCATAACCGGGTGTAACACCAAAGATCGAATACATGTGAAAAGATAGACGATTGCACCATAACCATATGAATTGGATAGTATGTCTATCTGCAGTTTACAGTACTCAACAGCATAACCTCTACTTTAATGGGACTCTTATGATAGTTCCCCAATTTAAGATGGGGTTATTCACATACCGTCCGAATTGGCTGAcccaattgtggatggagcacGACCCAAAAATCAAACAGAGCAGATGATGGTAAGCATCACTTATTTTCTCATTTTTCCTACTGAATTTGTACCCCTCATTAGTCACTAGCCATCCACTTGATAGCCACCTATTGGATGGGCATGATTGCTCAATCAGTGATTTTCCAGCTATGCTTTatccataatgggccccaccatctgtATCATCTGGATATCCGTGCATGTTAGATGTGGACGAGTCACCATCATTTTTGAAAATGCTGAGTCTGGCCCTATCCCAAGACTCAGCTTCTCTTAAACTCATAGGCTTTTTCAAAACAGCTCGAAGGAAATGCAATGCAACCGAAATCATTCGGGCCATTTTCCGAATACAAGCAACATCTTGGCTACTTCGGATGTCATTTATATTGAGAAGTCTGTAAAACGATGAGAAAGTACCTGCCCCTGACTTGCCCAAGAACTTCTTGCGCCTTTGCACCATAGCCGATATCTGCACCGTCCTGCCAAAACATAAATAGGAAATAACTACAATAAataaagagaactgaaaaaataataataaaagataaggCCTTAGAATACTGGGCACTTCTAGttctaataaataaaatcaagaagGCAAAAATCAGgggagaaaggaaaaaggaaagggatttcatccacaccctaAAATTGTTATTGTGGTCCACCCCTATGGGAGTAATCAGGTCGTTTTGAGTTTATTCAGTGAGTGCTTTAAACAACCATTCTAATTACCAAATTACACGTGGGAGTGGGACAAATCAACTTTAGGTGGTGCAGACATCAattcaagatatatatatatatatatatatatatatatatatatatatatatagagagagagagagagagagagagagagagagagagagagagagagagaaacctttGCCCAGTAAGAATTATCTTGAAGCCGCTCATCTACAAATTCCACctcatcaactttcaccctttgaAATGCATTTACAGTTTTGGGCTGCAATCATACAACAGAAAAAGGTGCATGAAACTGGCAAAGAAATTCCAAACAGCTTAATCAAGGGCTCACAAAGAAATTGCATCAATGGTTCTCTTTCAATTTTGGTTTTTGAAAGATGTTCTCTTtcaagtttgagagagagagagagagagagagagagagagggagagagattaggGTGTCAAATCAATCGGGCTGGGATCACAATTGAAATGTAAATATCACCAATGGTGGATAAATCAGGCCGGGCTGGGCCAACTTCTCAGACCTTTTAGGCAGATGCAACCAGATTCAAGCCAAATTCATACCCATGCCTAAACTTCAAGATTGGGTGTAGCCACAGTCCTCGAGGTCCAGCCAAAACCCACTCCAAAGTAGGCTGGACTCTGGTTGGGCCAGGCCAACCCAACCCAGACCATTTCCAAATGGCACTTCAGTGACTACTTTGCAAGGTTTTGGATCATAAATCCTGCTCACACATGTGCTAGCATGTGCCCCATGCAAGATCCAGGTCATCCATCGGGTTTGTTCACGTGCCCTGAACTGAAGATCATGACAGTCCAATCACAAGGCAGCCCCACACACGTCTGTCAGATATCGACCGTTGATCCCTTTTTAACCAGGCCAGGCCAGTCATCGGGCCATTGAATGTGAATTGCACACCAAAACCGTGCAAGTCCAGTCGTCAGCCTACACCTCTACGTGGAATACAGACCATAGGTATTCTTTAACCATCCACTTGTTCATACACTTGTGGCCTCTCCTAATTTTTGGGTTGTGGCAcatgcaaggtggggcccaccagatgagccaCCACATCTGGCTTTGATGAGGAAGGCAGGATCCAGATCCCGCTCTTCTGAGTCACCATCAGCTATAATCAGAGTATTAAGTAGCTAGGACAAGGCTGTGATGATGATCTCACTTCCAGTGCTCTGATTACTTACAAGAGCAATACACAACTTAGATTTTCTGGGTGCAAGAACAtaataaacaaaacaaaaggcAAACATACCTGAGCTGAGCCGTTACGTTCTTTCTTCATCGTTTTAGGCGTGGgatccctttctctttcttctttcccgACGTTCACATCAGCATGTCCGTTCGCTTCCTTCTGCCCATCAGCAGAAACATCCACACCCGCTTCGCTTGTTCCTGCTTTCCTTTTCTTACCCGCATTAAGATCTCCGTCTCCTACTAGAAATCCGTTCTCCTTTGCCTTCTCTTTCAAACCATCTGTTTTGCTTAGCTTCGACTCTTTACTCGCAGTTTCATCGCCACCCTGAAGCTCTCCTTCCTCAGATGCCAATCTCTTCCTTTTCTTGGAACTTTTCTTTTCATCAACAACAGCAACAGCATTCTCATCCGGAACTGAAGCATTGTCCTCCTTGGAATCGGTTTCATTAGAATCTCCGGTAATCCCACAATCCATAGAAAGTGATctgtgtttcttcttcttcttcttatctttAGATTTTGTGTTTGACTCGTCTAACAGAGCCTCTTCAATCACCTCCTGCAATGCTTCCGATTTGGCCTGCTCAGCACTCTCGTCACAAGAATCAGAGATTGGCTtgtctttgttcttcttcttctctttagaTTTTTTTTGCAATTCGTCTGATCGACTTTCATGGCCTGTTTCGACTTGTTTGATATTTTCACCGAGAGAATCAGAAACAAgtttgtgttttttcttcttctctttggaTTTTCCATGTGGGTCTCCACAAAGAACGCCATTTTCAACTTCAGATTTGTACTTCTTTGAATCGTCCTTGCTTTTCTTCTCTTTAGATTCAACGTGTAACTCATCTACAACTATATCCGGTAGTTTCTCAATTGAATCATTGACATGTTTGGCCAATCCATTCCCATCTTCAGGTCTATTTAACTCAGTTCCCGTGTCAGCCTCACTGCCTttgctcttctttctctttttcttagaAATGGGTTCTGTAACATCTTGGGCATTGCCATCTTTTGATGAATCTGCAATTTCCACCAGCATCAGATCTATCCCTGAGAGTTTTACAGTTAAAATGCATATAGAACTAAGAGGCATTACAGGGTCCAGGTCATCAGCAAACAAACAGGTTGTTGATGACCATGGTGTGGTGATCAAAACCGTTAATCTGATGGGCCCTGCCCTAGATTGAGATACACCCAAAGAACATTCAAATTGGAAGAGATCCTGACCCTTCAACCAACAGAATACAGGAGTACCTGGGCTCAAACAGAATGTTGTTCAATCAACAGCTGAGGTCATGCTTTTAAATAGCAGTTTGGGACCACAAATCTCCTAGAAACTGAGACCGGCACGATGTTCCATTTCAGTCATTTCGGCCCCTATTTCAGTCTGGTGATTAATCCCAGACCCAGACAAAACCGACATGACCCAGGCAGATGATATATTGAATGATGGTTGATATTTTGCCATCTGAATGATATTTGGGGCATCCCCATTTACAGTaagtcccatcagatcaacagcttACAtcaaactatgggccccacatatccaaATCCCAGGTGTCAGCGAATTTTACAAATGCttatgagcatgactctataaTTCATGTAAGAACTGAAATGCCAGGAATCCAAAATGACAGCATTACTTGCCAGAACACCATACCTCGGTCTTTGGACTTGTTGACATTTTCTTCTAGTGGATATTCACTGCAAGTGCCAGGCAATTCAAGAAAGATTAGAATTCATATTGTAACTCGAAGCAGTTCTGATTAGGAAAGGCTAATCAACCAGAATACCCTGTATCCTAATATTTGAGTTGCAATATTTTCTCCAAGCTTTCGGATCAAGTTCTTGGAGGTTAGCTAAGCCCCCCATGGAACTCTAAACACAACTACACGCCATCCTGGTAAATGTAACATCtgagccatgcatcaggtggtcCCTTGCATGTAGAGTACCTAGCCCAAATTTCTCAAGCGGGCCACACTTGCATGTTGAATGGAACCATTTGCAATTTTTTTCAACGCCATCCGTTGTTTCATGCATATGCAGTCCACCTAACGAGTTGACTAGAAGGATCCCCAGCCAGTTCAattagatggtggggcccacacaatgcaTGCCTAGAATTTTCCACAGCGTTGGTGTGGGACATGAGTCTACATGTAGATGTGCCTGTCAAGCATAGCAAAACTTGGGTTCCAATAACTTTTGCTTCTTAATGAATTTTCATCAATTACGATTAAAtcacaatgtgggacccacccaatttGGGAATTGAAGCAGTACAAAAAGGTTCGCTATTTCATTTCAAAAAATAGAAAGTGAGTGTATGCAAATCAAAAGGAGGAGGTGTCAATGGTGGCTCCCTGAATTTATTTCACTACCTTGTCTCCAAGTATTTGCAAAACACATCCTCAAGATCAATAGAATATGCCTTCCAACCATCGACCTGCACCAAGTTCAACAAATCAGCTATGGATATGAAGAAGGTAGATCCACTAATAAAACCAAATTACCACAAAGAGAATCCCATGAAAAACCAAAATCACTCAAAAGGGGATCTACGAAAAATCAATAGCCAGTAAACCAACATAGCCCAAGGAGAACTCCATTtagaacttaaaaataaaataaaataactcgAAGCCAGTCCAGTCTATTCTCGAAATAAAAACTAATGACATGCCTGAATTCATTAACAGATTGAACATGATCAAATGTTCCATGAGGAAGCACCGATTGTCAGCACAATGATATGTAAGGTATCCTAGGGGCctacaagtgagccccataattTGGTAATCCAAACAATTGATCGGATGGGCCCCtttgtggattgtccattatcCAAAATTACACGTCCTAGATCATGTTCGTTTTTTTTAAGATAATGCAATTTATTAAAAGGCCAAAAGCTAGCAAATGACAACAAAGAcacaaaagaaaggaaatagagacAAAAAGACACCCACTTAAGGCATCCAATCCCAATATACAAATAAACAAGACAGACGACCCCCTTGGCAAACTACTCTTATTGTGAAAACAATGATTGTTCCTTTCACCCCAAATCGCCCAAAGAATAACTAGGAGAGCAACATTCTAATGCAACATGCTCTTACTGATCCCACCAAAGTACCAATACTGAAACAAGCCTTCGATGGAGATCAGCATCACCCAAGACACCTTGAAGGAGGATAAGATAATGTCCCATACTTCCAAAGCAAAAGGACAATGGATGAACAAATGATCCACCGACTATGCATCTCCAAACGAGCAATGGCTTTCCAAACGAAAGACGTGCGGTAAAGAGATGAATCCTTTATCCACCAGCCCCCAGCAAATAAGCCGTATTTCCCAACAATAATAGATCTCCACCAACTACCCTCCTCCACtccaaatctccaaacccatttACTCAAGAGGGTCGAATTTACCTCATCGAGTCTGCGAATACCAACATCACTTTCAAAGGAAGATATGCACACTTCCTTCCAATAGGGGTGGAATTTACCTCCCCCTCCTCCCAAATAAAGAATTCATCTAGAGTTTATCAATCCTCTTTAGGACTTACTTAGGGCACCGAAACAATGACGTGAAGTAAAGGGGGAGGTTGGAGAGGGCCACCTTAATCAGAGTAGTTCTACCTCCCAAGGGAAGGAGTCTGCCTTTCCACAATGAGAGTTTCCTTTCCATGCGCCCAATCACCAAGTCCCAAAGATACTTGACTGGCCTACCTAAGCAAAAAGGCAAGCCAAGATAAGAAGGAAAGGACCCAGCTAGCATTCAAAAATACCAGCAAAACGATTGACCTCTTCCTTAGACACGTCAACACCGAGCATCTTGCTTTGGGCAACATTAACCTTACGACCCGATACAACTTCAAAGCATTTGATAACTTTCCTAAGGGAATGAGTCTGCCTTTCCACAATGAGGGTTTCCTTTCCATACGCCCAATCACCAAGTCCAAAGATGCTTGACTGGCCTACCTAAGCACAAAGGCAAGCCAAgataagaagaaggaaaggaCCCAGCCATGATGTAGaccgggtcgcggacacttttatgtccaagatggatcaaagaaggcaCGATTAGAGGTAAAAGTCATCAacaccgtcagaaccttaaaacaggcatatctcgcaaaccagaatgagttactcgacgtactatatatgattttggggtaggacgagctactttagccaaccaacccggctatgctgggttgcccacgccaaatttgcaagattccatcatatcgatggctgaattccatgtttaattccgtttttactatgtatagtaagttttagtttgattataactcttcatatgttgggctttaggagttgtgtccaacatgaaaagtgcttagaataattaggagaataacgtggctaagccacataggacacttactataaaagtaaaattactatttatagtaagttacgaattttagggagttttagttattgtttgcttctgatttctctcccattgtttGGTATCCCCATTTAAAGcgttgtgaactcgtttaattcatcaatcaatcaatttacgaattttcatgaatactatttctatcttcttgctttttcctcgtgaattcgagaactctctgtgaggaatccagagaagcttcgtggattcaaagtagttatcttTGAGAAAGACGATGATCTacttcatcacgttcatccctgcatcaagcCAGCATTCGAAAATACAAGTAAAACGATTGACCTCTTCCTTAGACACGTCAACACCAAGCATCTTGCTTTGGGCAACATTAACCTTACGGCCTGATACAACTTCAAAGCATCTGATAATTTTCCTAAGGGAACGAGTCTGCCTTTCCACAATGAGGGTTTCCTTTCCAGGAGCCCAATCACCAAGTCCCAAAGATACTTGACTGGCCTACCTAAAC
Proteins encoded in this window:
- the LOC131220757 gene encoding suppressor protein SRP40-like isoform X2, producing the protein MVAAASAKPTPKPALITFEPRQIMLEKQAMKNQKKEKDGKDINIAQRKGNLLLLQSIASYLHNKGFSNTLSALQFEAPSEVDGWKAYSIDLEDVFCKYLETSEYPLEENVNKSKDRDSSKDGNAQDVTEPISKKKRKKSKGSEADTGTELNRPEDGNGLAKHVNDSIEKLPDIVVDELHVESKEKKSKDDSKKYKSEVENGVLCGDPHGKSKEKKKKHKLVSDSLGENIKQVETGHESRSDELQKKSKEKKKNKDKPISDSCDESAEQAKSEALQEVIEEALLDESNTKSKDKKKKKKHRSLSMDCGITGDSNETDSKEDNASVPDENAVAVVDEKKSSKKRKRLASEEGELQGGDETASKESKLSKTDGLKEKAKENGFLVGDGDLNAGKKRKAGTSEAGVDVSADGQKEANGHADVNVGKEERERDPTPKTMKKERNGSAQPKTVNAFQRVKVDEVEFVDERLQDNSYWAKDGADIGYGAKAQEVLGQVRGRDFRHEKTKKKRGSYRGGQIDFHSHSVKFNYSDDDE
- the LOC131220757 gene encoding suppressor protein SRP40-like isoform X1; the encoded protein is MVAAASAKPTPKPALITFEPRQIMLEKQAMKNQKKEKDGKDINIAQRKGNLLLLQSIASYLHNKGFSNTLSALQFEAPSEVDGWKAYSIDLEDVFCKYLETSEYPLEENVNKSKDRGIDLMLVEIADSSKDGNAQDVTEPISKKKRKKSKGSEADTGTELNRPEDGNGLAKHVNDSIEKLPDIVVDELHVESKEKKSKDDSKKYKSEVENGVLCGDPHGKSKEKKKKHKLVSDSLGENIKQVETGHESRSDELQKKSKEKKKNKDKPISDSCDESAEQAKSEALQEVIEEALLDESNTKSKDKKKKKKHRSLSMDCGITGDSNETDSKEDNASVPDENAVAVVDEKKSSKKRKRLASEEGELQGGDETASKESKLSKTDGLKEKAKENGFLVGDGDLNAGKKRKAGTSEAGVDVSADGQKEANGHADVNVGKEERERDPTPKTMKKERNGSAQPKTVNAFQRVKVDEVEFVDERLQDNSYWAKDGADIGYGAKAQEVLGQVRGRDFRHEKTKKKRGSYRGGQIDFHSHSVKFNYSDDDE